In the Mytilus trossulus isolate FHL-02 chromosome 1, PNRI_Mtr1.1.1.hap1, whole genome shotgun sequence genome, one interval contains:
- the LOC134715878 gene encoding uncharacterized protein LOC134715878 encodes MKLLLILALCITGLLAGNVKQRRSTTTDHISSGLNAAKDIASVISNSTAFATGLVKIADKVAPFLGAVAPFLSFVFSFIPKGPSAELLAIRKLHKDVDTRFDQLDRKFSDVKQLIQWSSVKVQFSGIEQKINAVYRKYTEMYQAPTNALDGEKKLFISNYDSDFQNSGIKLYDGVMNVGHVFGDGLLVPCMTYTHYDRQKCSEFSSGILNLLLKSAELELAYLQLKGLSTNVDYHAKQWKTRIDQVRSAMSHADRTIASKYHDQSNAEIDRYALDHPGDKMNNHDWANNMYISLSKKYYWRDWLVIAYKDVFGDDKHWNKVCSGYGKFRNHGRNILIASVDKSRHHLDNTKAHSVVNAVHDHTSSKGHCRPHCGTVYHRIDTHTAYDTFPVEVKDHCYPYVASGVIWNDAQPTYKAAANRLVLRNDKFNHIHVFG; translated from the coding sequence ATGAAACTCCTGTTGATTCTTGCCTTGTGCATCACTGGTTTACTAGCTGGAAATGTCAAACAAAGGAGATCGACAACTACTGACCACATCAGCAGTGGCCTTAATGCAGCCAAGGACATTGCATCAGTCATTTCAAATTCTACTGCATTTGCGACTGGTTTAGTGAAGATAGCAGACAAAGTAGCACCTTTCCTAGGAGCGGTTGCTCcgtttttatcatttgtttttagttttattcCCAAAGGACCATCAGCAGAACTACTGGCTATTCGTAAACTACATAAAGATGTCGACACGCGATTCGATCAATTAGACCGAAAGTTTTCTGATGTAAAACAGCTTATACAATGGAGCAGCGTTAAAGTTCAGTTTTCCGGCattgaacaaaaaattaatgCAGTTTATCGTAAATATACAGAAATGTACCAGGCACCAACCAATGCGCTTGATGGAGAGAAAAAGCTATTCATAAGCAACTATGACAGTGACTTTCAAAATAGTGGCATCAAACTTTATGATGGAGTAATGAACGTAGGACATGTCTTTGGTGATGGCTTGTTAGTACCTTGCATGACTTATACACATTATGATCGCCAAAAATGCTCGGAATTCAGTTCAGGAATACTCAATTTGTTGTTGAAGTCTGCCGAACTTGAACTTGCATACCTTCAACTAAAAGGTTTATCGACTAACGTAGATTATCACGCAAAACAATGGAAAACTCGGATTGACCAGGTTCGATCTGCAATGAGTCATGCCGATAGAACTATAGCTTCTAAATATCACGACCAGTCAAACGCTGAAATAGACAGATATGCACTTGACCATCCAGGGGATAAAATGAACAATCATGACTGGGCtaataacatgtacatttctctttccaaaaaatattattggaGGGACTGGCTGGTTATTGCTTACAAAGACGTTTTTGGAGATGACAAACATTGGAATAAAGTATGCAGTGGATATGGTAAATTTAGGAACCATGGCCGAAATATTCTTATAGCAAGTGTTGATAAAAGTAGACACCATTTAGATAATACTAAAGCTCATTCTGTTGTAAACGCGGTTCACGATCATACATCAAGCAAAGGGCATTGTCGACCACACTGCGGAACCGTTTACCACAGAATAGATACTCATACAGCGTATGATACCTTCCCAGTAGAAGTTAAAGATCACTGTTACCCGTATGTGGCGTCAGGGGTCATCTGGAATGACGCTCAGCCAACGTATAAAGCTGCTGCCAACCGCCTTGTTCTAAGGAATGATAAATTCAATCATATTCACGTGTTTGGATAG